The Leptospira brenneri genome includes a window with the following:
- the tsaB gene encoding tRNA (adenosine(37)-N6)-threonylcarbamoyltransferase complex dimerization subunit type 1 TsaB produces the protein MNLLYFDTTQDWIQVLVASHSKELGLKTLSELTETTPKESSYKLVELIRISLEKANITKPDLIVVANGPGSFTGIRITVTTARDLSQLWQIPVFGIDSLEAYLIGLEEKNSSPGSSLLCLDGKQGKYYTKYSTPIGFSESFDLTPESIESKIKSNEWTPNNWYYTGALPKFYPETAIKIEATKLNLSSILQYSLEQYFNTEQNKNDYLSLLPNYIRGTYVDQK, from the coding sequence ATGAATCTTCTATATTTTGATACCACGCAAGATTGGATTCAGGTTTTAGTAGCCAGTCATTCTAAAGAATTGGGTTTAAAAACTTTATCAGAACTAACAGAAACCACTCCTAAAGAGTCTTCTTACAAACTTGTAGAACTGATTCGAATTTCCTTAGAAAAGGCAAATATCACAAAACCTGATTTGATCGTGGTAGCCAATGGACCCGGATCTTTTACAGGTATTCGCATAACAGTGACGACTGCGAGAGACTTATCACAACTTTGGCAAATTCCTGTTTTTGGAATCGATAGTTTGGAAGCCTATTTGATTGGTTTAGAGGAAAAGAATAGTAGTCCAGGTTCTTCCCTTCTCTGTTTAGATGGAAAACAAGGAAAATATTATACAAAATATTCTACACCGATTGGTTTTTCCGAATCTTTTGACCTTACCCCAGAATCGATTGAATCAAAAATCAAATCCAATGAATGGACACCTAACAATTGGTACTATACTGGAGCTTTGCCTAAGTTTTATCCAGAGACAGCTATAAAAATTGAAGCGACAAAGCTTAATCTTTCGTCTATACTACAGTATAGTTTGGAACAATACTTCAATACCGAACAGAATAAAAACGACTATTTATCTCTCCTGCCCAATTACATCCGCGGGACCTACGTAGATCAAAAATGA
- a CDS encoding ribonuclease R family protein has product MDTYKIQRKIIEFLDQKSGKDITRQEIKKKFTESSEFKRPDPKTKKVKSFKRKEKVPRKEIEFLIDQLINLLEAEGLLIPNKKYLTVASPFRLTGRISISRRGDGFISLPSKNEIFVPGPMTNSAITGDKVEVIPLGIGKKDRLEAEVTNLLKRGRVLYRMRVKEKTNKFVFGNFLDMLGDNKEGVLHVKSILKDTFDSININDILIVKFKEGAPPQDNLYDVSFIRFESDTKEDSDLQRILMKYNYDPVHPDFIPLDFPDEVSEKTVSDWNQRTDLRDLYAVTIDGITAKDFDDAISFVDEGNRLRIWIHIADVSYYVEKGSALDKEAYERATSVYLANRVVPMLPPILSESLCSLVANTNRLAFTVEMEASKTGEIYNAKFYKSVIKVNTRYTYEMAEEEIKAKDPKNWMYQVSLFTEALRKRRMEAGRIDLNLRETTITWNQQKEPVGIENRERLTSHLLIEELMLSANLKVDEFLRKKKVPSLHRIHEAMDEEKLETLNHFLQLNGYNIQIKDTTYAEIMKAVKEIEDNSVGKIFNYLLLRSFMQAYYGADPLGHWGLGFKDYCHFTSPIRRYPDLIVHRVLQATLLETERVYSENEIAVMGLHCSEEERRAADAERDIVKIKSFRYLESTGIKEFKGFIVGIRPSQIFVELDISNLEGVLDKSEFTDEFEVVIKNDFSFYSKKYSKIFFIGDPVSVSLDRIDFEEIKVFLKLTDFKKDEPTTKKK; this is encoded by the coding sequence ATGGATACCTATAAAATACAAAGAAAAATCATAGAATTTCTGGATCAAAAGTCTGGAAAGGACATCACAAGACAAGAGATCAAAAAAAAATTTACCGAATCAAGTGAATTCAAACGACCCGACCCAAAAACAAAAAAGGTAAAATCCTTTAAACGAAAGGAAAAAGTTCCTAGAAAAGAAATCGAATTCCTTATCGACCAACTTATCAATTTGTTGGAAGCAGAAGGATTGTTAATACCAAATAAAAAGTACTTAACTGTAGCTAGTCCCTTTCGCCTAACAGGCAGAATCTCAATTTCTAGAAGGGGAGATGGGTTTATCTCCCTACCTTCTAAAAACGAAATCTTCGTCCCTGGACCGATGACTAATTCCGCCATCACTGGTGATAAAGTAGAAGTCATTCCCTTAGGAATTGGAAAAAAAGATCGGCTCGAAGCAGAAGTGACCAATCTCCTCAAAAGAGGCCGTGTTCTTTACCGAATGCGGGTGAAAGAGAAAACGAACAAATTTGTTTTTGGAAATTTTTTGGATATGCTGGGAGATAACAAGGAAGGTGTTCTTCATGTTAAATCCATTTTAAAAGATACTTTTGATTCGATTAACATAAACGATATTCTCATCGTAAAATTCAAAGAGGGAGCGCCTCCACAAGATAATTTATATGATGTGAGTTTCATTCGATTTGAATCGGATACCAAAGAAGACAGCGACTTACAACGGATTTTAATGAAATACAATTATGATCCGGTGCATCCCGATTTTATTCCTTTAGATTTTCCTGACGAAGTTTCTGAAAAAACTGTCAGTGACTGGAACCAAAGAACTGACTTACGTGATCTGTATGCTGTAACGATTGATGGAATTACCGCAAAAGACTTTGATGATGCCATCAGTTTTGTTGATGAAGGAAACAGATTAAGAATATGGATACATATCGCTGATGTTTCTTACTATGTAGAAAAAGGTTCTGCCTTAGATAAGGAAGCCTACGAAAGAGCTACATCCGTATATTTAGCAAACCGAGTGGTTCCTATGTTACCACCCATTCTATCCGAAAGTCTCTGTAGTCTAGTTGCGAATACCAATCGACTTGCCTTCACCGTTGAAATGGAAGCTAGTAAAACAGGCGAAATATACAATGCTAAGTTTTACAAATCAGTCATCAAAGTCAATACTCGTTACACTTATGAAATGGCCGAAGAAGAAATCAAAGCCAAAGATCCAAAGAATTGGATGTATCAAGTTTCTTTATTCACGGAAGCTTTACGCAAACGTAGAATGGAAGCTGGAAGAATTGATTTAAATTTACGAGAGACAACAATCACTTGGAACCAGCAAAAGGAACCGGTTGGAATTGAAAACCGAGAACGCCTAACAAGCCACCTCTTAATTGAGGAATTAATGTTATCTGCAAATTTGAAAGTAGATGAATTTTTACGAAAGAAAAAAGTTCCTTCCTTACATCGTATCCACGAAGCCATGGACGAAGAAAAATTAGAAACCTTAAATCATTTTCTTCAACTGAACGGATACAATATCCAAATCAAAGATACAACGTATGCAGAGATTATGAAGGCAGTAAAAGAAATTGAAGACAATTCCGTAGGAAAAATTTTCAATTATTTACTGTTGCGAAGTTTTATGCAAGCTTACTATGGAGCCGATCCACTCGGCCACTGGGGACTTGGATTTAAAGACTATTGTCACTTTACTTCACCAATCAGACGTTATCCGGATTTAATTGTTCACCGAGTTTTGCAAGCGACTCTTTTGGAAACAGAGAGAGTTTACTCAGAAAATGAAATTGCAGTAATGGGTCTTCATTGTTCCGAGGAAGAAAGAAGAGCCGCAGATGCTGAACGAGATATTGTCAAAATCAAATCGTTTCGGTATTTGGAATCTACTGGAATTAAAGAGTTCAAAGGTTTTATTGTTGGGATTAGGCCTTCACAAATTTTTGTCGAGTTGGACATTTCCAATTTGGAAGGGGTTTTGGATAAATCAGAATTTACGGATGAGTTTGAAGTTGTGATTAAAAACGACTTCTCTTTTTATTCTAAAAAATATTCCAAAATCTTTTTTATTGGAGATCCAGTATCCGTAAGTCTTGATCGTATTGATTTTGAAGAAATCAAAGTCTTTCTAAAACTGACTGATTTTAAAAAAGACGAACCGACAACTAAGAAAAAATAA
- a CDS encoding alkaline phosphatase family protein, translating into MINQKNNKRINILILGLLVLLFNCGWEKDYKRAAFLSMQPDTDLILAPFPFNIFDREARDAITLSHYSKEEIKNILEDHDLSWDELRDQWQLDAEEENFSKEVNYTSHYTQYFYDTEIPIWIYGPKWIRNGQYSDEINQQHIPSIYGEILDFKFKNSIDVTYLKKIFQNQVQKPEIIVTVVVDQGGRQLYKAHKGSYPFLENLKNNTAYFKKAKVGHLESHTAVGHMAIGTGAFPKDSKIFSNEIYTYVDGKVLHRPVYQGANKDWDLSELAVPSFSDEWDLFKNNEPVIVSQCYAARAAVGMAGHGKQFNLKTSDKNPILSDADYVYWQDVKNLSWSSYSNAFLTPKSVQNYNLYQFYVDNKKQISTHFEAKDPLDLIAKIHHFQGSEFQVKMDGGLFRDTITETILKTNKAQDGITDLAYVTLKATDAVGHLYGWESKEAEQVLRATDKEIETIFEFLKTNFGDNFIMVVTADHGAAPMPEISNGLFLSHEEFFAKVNELLPEEERNKHSLVKWVAHSQVSLNRDLMKTFQISEEEIIKKLMSIQINDRQFFRKIWKREEIPNLSL; encoded by the coding sequence GTGATAAACCAAAAAAATAATAAACGAATAAATATACTCATACTTGGTTTGTTGGTGCTTCTTTTTAATTGTGGTTGGGAAAAGGATTATAAACGAGCTGCATTTTTATCCATGCAGCCCGATACAGATTTAATATTAGCCCCATTTCCATTCAATATTTTTGATAGAGAGGCAAGGGACGCAATCACTCTTTCCCATTATTCAAAGGAAGAGATTAAAAATATTTTAGAAGACCATGATTTGTCTTGGGATGAGTTAAGGGACCAGTGGCAATTAGACGCTGAGGAAGAAAATTTTTCCAAAGAAGTAAATTATACATCTCACTATACACAATATTTTTATGATACTGAAATTCCCATTTGGATTTATGGCCCAAAATGGATCCGTAACGGTCAGTATTCTGATGAAATCAACCAACAACATATCCCATCTATTTATGGAGAAATTTTAGATTTTAAATTTAAAAATTCTATCGATGTAACTTATTTAAAAAAGATATTTCAAAACCAGGTTCAAAAACCAGAAATCATTGTAACAGTTGTGGTAGATCAAGGCGGAAGACAATTATATAAAGCTCACAAAGGTTCTTATCCATTTTTAGAAAATCTGAAAAACAACACTGCTTATTTTAAAAAAGCAAAAGTAGGCCATTTAGAATCACATACAGCTGTAGGCCATATGGCAATCGGTACAGGTGCCTTTCCCAAAGATTCAAAAATTTTCTCCAATGAAATTTATACCTATGTTGATGGGAAGGTTCTTCATAGACCTGTGTACCAAGGTGCCAATAAAGATTGGGATTTGAGTGAATTAGCGGTTCCCAGTTTTTCCGATGAATGGGATCTATTCAAAAATAACGAACCTGTAATTGTTAGTCAGTGTTATGCGGCAAGAGCTGCTGTTGGTATGGCTGGTCATGGAAAACAATTTAATTTAAAGACATCAGATAAAAATCCAATTTTATCAGACGCTGATTATGTGTATTGGCAAGATGTTAAAAATTTATCTTGGTCTTCCTATTCCAATGCCTTTCTTACACCAAAATCTGTACAAAACTATAATCTTTATCAATTCTATGTTGATAACAAAAAACAAATCTCAACACATTTTGAAGCGAAAGATCCTTTAGACTTGATAGCAAAAATTCACCATTTTCAAGGATCTGAATTTCAAGTCAAAATGGACGGGGGATTGTTTCGAGACACCATTACAGAAACCATTTTGAAAACGAATAAAGCTCAAGATGGAATTACAGATCTTGCTTACGTAACCTTAAAAGCAACAGATGCTGTTGGGCATTTGTATGGTTGGGAATCCAAAGAGGCTGAACAGGTTTTAAGAGCTACAGACAAAGAAATAGAAACTATCTTCGAATTTTTAAAAACCAATTTTGGAGATAACTTTATCATGGTGGTTACTGCTGATCATGGTGCAGCCCCTATGCCAGAAATCTCCAATGGTCTATTTCTAAGCCATGAAGAATTTTTTGCTAAGGTAAATGAATTGTTACCAGAAGAGGAGCGTAACAAACATTCTCTTGTGAAATGGGTGGCTCATTCTCAAGTATCATTAAATCGGGATTTAATGAAAACTTTTCAAATTTCGGAAGAAGAGATTATCAAAAAGCTCATGTCGATTCAAATAAATGATCGGCAATTTTTTAGAAAAATTTGGAAACGGGAAGAGATTCCGAATCTATCTTTATAA
- a CDS encoding CapA family protein has product MSIFIRLLFFWFITISFLSCYTLPNVYFNRQVRIRVVGDLMCHNSQISTYYRPKTKDYDSSGSFEYVSNLLQDADLTLGNLETTIANDPNEFTGYPRFGSPIGYLTGIKNAGFDILSTANNHSADKGPFGIDNTIDSVIKNGMVPIGTFKTNADYLERKDFFLELNGIKIAIYNYTYSTNGIPVKNDRMVRLLNEKQIKEDVSFAKENGIHFVILWYHYGSEYEEKPDNSQTKWVNIGIDAGADIIIGGHPHVVQRIDRFQEEKNWEDKLVAYSLGNFLSAQNRENTDGGIILTFELELDSENRKRIKNVTTDPVWVYSHGYKIIPIQIYKRNEISLKIPKHSEKRMFQYEAHLKKIPGLNL; this is encoded by the coding sequence ATGAGTATATTTATTCGTTTATTATTTTTTTGGTTTATCACGATTTCCTTCCTGTCTTGCTACACTTTACCTAATGTTTACTTTAATAGGCAAGTGCGAATTCGAGTTGTTGGAGATCTCATGTGCCATAACTCGCAAATCTCCACTTATTATCGACCAAAAACAAAAGATTATGATTCCAGTGGCAGTTTCGAATACGTTTCAAATTTGTTACAAGATGCGGATTTAACATTAGGAAATCTAGAAACAACCATTGCAAATGACCCAAATGAATTTACTGGTTACCCAAGATTTGGATCACCAATCGGTTATTTAACAGGAATTAAAAATGCGGGATTTGATATTTTATCAACAGCTAACAATCATTCTGCTGACAAAGGGCCTTTTGGAATCGACAATACCATTGATTCCGTAATAAAAAATGGAATGGTTCCCATCGGTACTTTCAAAACGAATGCTGACTATTTAGAGAGAAAAGATTTTTTTTTAGAACTGAACGGAATCAAAATTGCCATTTATAACTACACTTACTCAACTAACGGAATTCCTGTAAAAAATGATAGAATGGTTCGTTTGTTAAATGAAAAACAAATTAAGGAAGATGTAAGTTTTGCAAAAGAAAATGGAATTCACTTTGTAATTCTTTGGTATCACTACGGATCTGAGTACGAAGAAAAACCTGACAATTCCCAGACGAAATGGGTCAACATCGGAATTGATGCTGGTGCTGATATTATCATTGGTGGACATCCACATGTTGTACAACGAATCGATCGATTCCAAGAAGAGAAAAATTGGGAGGATAAACTTGTTGCTTATTCTCTTGGTAATTTTTTATCAGCACAAAATAGAGAAAATACCGATGGCGGAATCATCCTTACCTTCGAACTAGAATTGGATTCAGAAAATAGAAAACGAATTAAAAATGTCACAACCGATCCTGTTTGGGTGTACTCACATGGTTATAAAATTATTCCCATCCAGATCTACAAAAGGAACGAAATCTCGTTAAAGATTCCTAAACATTCAGAAAAAAGAATGTTTCAATACGAGGCACATTTGAAAAAAATTCCGGGTTTAAACCTTTAA
- a CDS encoding L-threonylcarbamoyladenylate synthase: MILYLHPENPEIRKLKQISEKLKDGAVYIFPTDTVYAIVADSNSKLGVEKIYSIRKLPKDKPLSLMCKDISMASNFIEYLPNSAYRLMKRVTPGPFTFVLKANKNLPKPSVVHHKDKHIGIRIPDHIYLTELLKIHDSPLTSTSAFCDDEFIIDIDDLESIYGNQVDGIIDGGIVKMELSTILQINDDSVDLIREGKGYELIAGEISN; encoded by the coding sequence ATGATTTTATACCTCCATCCAGAAAATCCAGAAATTCGAAAACTCAAACAGATTTCTGAAAAGTTGAAGGATGGAGCTGTTTATATTTTTCCGACAGACACAGTGTACGCGATTGTTGCCGACTCAAATTCTAAACTAGGAGTGGAAAAAATCTATTCCATTCGAAAACTTCCTAAAGACAAACCACTCTCTCTTATGTGTAAAGATATTTCAATGGCATCCAATTTTATTGAATACTTACCAAATTCGGCCTATCGTTTGATGAAACGAGTGACACCAGGTCCTTTCACTTTTGTCCTCAAAGCCAATAAAAATTTACCAAAACCATCAGTAGTTCATCATAAAGATAAACATATAGGAATTCGTATTCCAGATCATATTTACCTAACTGAACTTTTAAAAATTCACGATTCTCCCCTGACTTCCACTTCTGCATTTTGTGATGATGAGTTTATCATCGATATTGATGATTTAGAATCCATTTACGGAAATCAGGTGGATGGGATTATAGATGGTGGGATTGTAAAAATGGAACTTTCTACTATCTTACAAATCAATGATGATTCGGTTGATTTGATTCGCGAAGGGAAAGGATATGAACTTATCGCTGGCGAAATTTCAAATTAA
- a CDS encoding SDR family NAD(P)-dependent oxidoreductase — MSLFDVKGKSILITGASRGIGKTLALGFRDAGAIVYGAGSRPESIEWMSKEGINGVVLDVRNEGAAYEVIGQIKAKHGRLDTLINNAGIATNTPASGFKEEELQNIVQTNYVGVFRNCQAYYKHHKKDGGNIINIASVLGMVGSKLASVYSGTKGAVITLSKALAIEWCNNGYRVNVICPGLIDTEMTDMIKDKEFIMKQVLAGIPMGRLGKPEELLGAAIYLASDTSSYMTGQCIVLDGGLTAQ, encoded by the coding sequence ATGAGTTTATTTGACGTAAAAGGAAAATCGATTTTAATCACTGGTGCCAGCCGAGGTATCGGTAAAACCTTGGCTCTCGGATTCAGAGATGCAGGTGCCATTGTTTATGGAGCTGGTTCTAGACCAGAATCTATTGAATGGATGTCCAAAGAAGGAATCAACGGAGTGGTTCTGGATGTTCGTAACGAAGGGGCAGCCTATGAAGTCATTGGTCAAATCAAAGCAAAACATGGGAGACTTGATACACTCATCAATAATGCAGGAATTGCAACGAACACTCCGGCTTCTGGATTTAAAGAAGAGGAATTACAAAATATAGTCCAAACAAATTATGTGGGTGTGTTTCGTAACTGCCAGGCATATTATAAACATCATAAAAAGGATGGTGGAAACATTATTAATATTGCTTCGGTTTTAGGAATGGTAGGAAGTAAACTTGCTTCAGTATATTCCGGTACAAAAGGAGCTGTGATCACTTTATCTAAAGCACTCGCGATTGAGTGGTGTAATAATGGTTACCGAGTGAATGTAATCTGCCCTGGACTTATCGATACAGAAATGACCGATATGATCAAAGATAAAGAGTTTATCATGAAACAGGTGCTTGCTGGTATTCCGATGGGACGACTGGGAAAACCAGAAGAATTACTTGGAGCAGCGATTTATTTGGCTTCCGATACTTCTTCTTATATGACAGGACAATGTATTGTTTTAGATGGGGGACTCACGGCTCAGTAG
- a CDS encoding Maf family protein produces MFILKSTSPRRIQILTDLGFQFQVEPANIDESENDHESALHYLERMVHSKLGTDGDVKNLYLAADTIVVFEKEILHKPVDLEDAFRILKTLSGKKHSVFSGAGIRLGTGIDFFYEETVIQFKNWSELEIKDYILKYKPFDKAGSYGIQDQDGPVQTRIGSYTNVMGFPLRSFFARSSVWLPFWERSFKRIG; encoded by the coding sequence TTGTTTATACTCAAATCGACCTCACCAAGACGAATCCAAATCCTTACCGACCTTGGATTCCAATTCCAAGTCGAACCAGCAAACATCGATGAGTCTGAAAACGATCACGAGTCGGCGTTGCATTATTTAGAACGAATGGTCCACTCAAAGTTAGGAACCGACGGGGATGTTAAGAATCTTTATTTGGCTGCCGACACCATTGTCGTTTTTGAGAAAGAAATTTTACACAAACCTGTGGATTTGGAAGATGCTTTTCGCATTCTAAAAACTCTTTCAGGGAAGAAACATTCGGTTTTTTCGGGTGCGGGGATCCGTTTGGGAACGGGAATCGATTTTTTTTATGAAGAAACCGTAATCCAATTTAAAAACTGGAGCGAATTAGAAATCAAAGATTATATTCTAAAATACAAACCTTTTGATAAAGCTGGATCCTATGGAATTCAGGACCAAGATGGACCCGTTCAGACGCGAATTGGGTCATATACAAATGTGATGGGATTTCCACTTCGAAGTTTTTTTGCTCGTTCCTCCGTGTGGTTGCCGTTCTGGGAAAGGTCTTTTAAGCGTATAGGCTGA
- the holA gene encoding DNA polymerase III subunit delta: METKKSQAREFSSLFQLFKTQTSTLPQFFAYSGEDSYEFELIIEHYKEALSKSSGAYEIILIVSESGEQAKLFAELFTPDMFYPRKLIIVKQAAALFKPILDTKATQEWKDFASGFRKNITSVSDEIFLLIHYDGKDIPQSLVQLFQGTLNYYKTKFLYPSDYPKVFKEVCDQEQVHFEPNAADEFIHRIPANVGAYLKSVKKLKQYLHRSKFTIDDVNSVLFSQNELNTNVLVETLVQKRKIDFFKEFTKFNDQNSEILSFLTRLSYKLDEIRKIKVIRARHNGEVPIPIMDELLKTGSYSDARKNFVRRQLISDSALFTDKVLDLFYDQVIEMNIKFKSGLRDEEGRNYFLQKIMHLFSLLQERSSK; the protein is encoded by the coding sequence ATGGAAACAAAAAAATCACAAGCTAGAGAATTTAGCTCTCTTTTCCAACTATTCAAAACCCAGACTAGTACCCTTCCTCAATTTTTTGCCTATTCTGGTGAAGACTCCTATGAGTTTGAACTGATCATCGAACATTACAAAGAAGCACTTTCAAAATCATCAGGGGCTTATGAAATCATTTTGATTGTTTCCGAATCTGGAGAACAGGCAAAACTTTTTGCAGAATTATTCACTCCGGATATGTTTTATCCAAGAAAGTTAATCATTGTGAAACAGGCCGCCGCCCTTTTTAAACCAATCCTGGATACTAAAGCGACACAAGAATGGAAAGACTTTGCATCCGGATTTCGCAAAAATATTACTTCAGTATCTGATGAAATATTTCTTTTAATTCATTACGATGGAAAAGACATCCCTCAAAGTTTGGTCCAACTCTTTCAAGGAACCTTAAACTATTATAAAACAAAGTTTCTTTATCCGAGCGATTATCCAAAAGTATTTAAAGAAGTTTGTGACCAAGAGCAGGTTCATTTTGAACCAAATGCTGCAGATGAATTCATTCATCGAATTCCAGCAAATGTGGGAGCATATCTTAAGAGTGTAAAAAAATTAAAACAATACCTCCATCGTTCTAAATTCACAATTGATGATGTAAATTCTGTTTTATTCAGTCAAAATGAACTGAATACCAATGTTCTTGTAGAGACTTTGGTTCAAAAACGAAAAATAGATTTTTTTAAAGAGTTCACAAAGTTCAACGACCAAAACTCTGAAATACTCAGTTTTTTAACCAGACTCAGTTATAAACTCGATGAAATTCGTAAAATCAAAGTCATTCGAGCGCGCCACAACGGCGAAGTTCCCATACCCATTATGGATGAACTTTTAAAAACCGGAAGTTATTCTGATGCTAGAAAAAATTTTGTGAGAAGGCAATTGATATCTGATTCTGCTTTATTTACAGATAAAGTATTAGATCTGTTTTATGACCAAGTGATTGAAATGAATATCAAATTTAAATCAGGTCTTCGGGATGAAGAAGGGAGAAATTATTTTTTACAAAAAATTATGCACCTCTTTTCCTTACTTCAAGAAAGGTCTTCCAAATGA
- a CDS encoding helix-turn-helix domain-containing protein, protein MSLKRNKSAVEWICSGSDIQKIRNQWIETSNSHLPMLIIGERGVGKSFWIQRSLEQRNVSPNSIISLDFSYPLSLIDSLEKIKSSKQIVTILIDRITKAKPEEVLLLQQWWKSEKYEEKSKIYLYWEIHSDELEILNQKNVYSEFYDQLKSFRFELPNFKKRISELPQFVSQFIEEANTELGKKITNIEEDFFIFFKNKTFIRNLSELRDTIFALVGFSSGKQLHWKQIPTHFFDNQLSELEVKPGISLETYEKEIIKANLIYTKGNREKAAKLLGISERNLYRKLHEYHLEDLS, encoded by the coding sequence GTGTCATTAAAAAGAAATAAATCCGCTGTAGAATGGATTTGTAGCGGATCCGATATACAAAAGATTCGCAACCAATGGATAGAAACTTCCAACTCTCATTTACCAATGTTAATCATTGGGGAAAGAGGTGTTGGAAAAAGTTTTTGGATCCAAAGAAGTTTAGAACAAAGAAACGTCTCTCCAAATTCTATAATCAGTTTGGATTTTTCTTATCCGCTTTCACTTATTGATTCCTTAGAAAAAATTAAATCTTCAAAACAAATTGTTACCATATTAATTGATCGAATTACAAAGGCAAAACCTGAAGAGGTGTTGTTATTACAACAATGGTGGAAATCAGAAAAATACGAAGAAAAATCAAAAATATATTTATACTGGGAAATTCATTCTGATGAACTTGAAATTCTAAATCAAAAGAATGTGTATTCCGAGTTTTATGATCAATTAAAGTCTTTTCGTTTTGAACTTCCAAATTTTAAAAAAAGAATTTCTGAATTACCACAGTTTGTTTCTCAATTTATAGAAGAAGCAAATACAGAACTCGGTAAAAAGATTACGAACATTGAGGAAGATTTTTTTATCTTCTTTAAGAATAAAACATTTATTAGAAATCTTTCCGAATTACGAGATACGATCTTTGCGTTGGTTGGTTTCTCTTCTGGAAAACAACTACATTGGAAACAGATTCCGACTCATTTTTTTGATAACCAACTAAGTGAATTAGAGGTTAAACCCGGAATCAGTTTGGAAACTTATGAAAAAGAAATCATCAAGGCAAATTTGATTTATACAAAAGGAAATAGAGAAAAGGCCGCCAAGTTACTTGGCATTTCTGAAAGAAATTTGTATCGCAAATTACACGAATATCATTTGGAAGACCTTTCTTGA